In a single window of the Streptomyces sp. NBC_00285 genome:
- a CDS encoding DUF397 domain-containing protein — protein sequence MWRKSSASGPDDNCVEVLLGSCVLVRDSKDSNGLRLSFDLSAWNSFLSPVKRKL from the coding sequence GTGTGGCGAAAGAGTTCCGCTAGTGGTCCAGATGACAATTGTGTCGAGGTTTTGCTGGGTAGTTGTGTTTTAGTCAGGGACTCTAAAGATTCTAACGGTTTGCGCCTTTCTTTCGATTTATCTGCTTGGAATTCATTTTTGTCGCCTGTCAAGCGAAAGCTCTAG
- a CDS encoding DNA polymerase III subunit delta', translating into MTVWDDLVGQERVSEQLGAAARDADALVTAVVTGAPPPEASKMTHAWLFTGPPGAGRNQTARAFAAALQCVSPDRALGGVPGCGFCDGCHTALIGTHADVSSVAAVGSQILADDMRDTVRKSFTSPANGRWQIILVEDAERLNEKSANAVLKAVEEPAPRTVWLLCAPSIEDVLPTIRSRCRHLNLSTPSVDAVADMLVRREGIEPAAAMVAARATQGHVDRARRLATDPAARQRRAAVLKMPLRVEDVGGCLRAAQELVDAAADDAKQLAEERDGKETDELKTAMGATEGGRMPRGTAGVMKDLEDKQKRRRTRTQRDSLDLALTDLTGFYRDVLALQFGSRVAIANGDAEDALERLARGSSPESTLRRIEAIGACREALDRNVAPLLAVEAMAMALREG; encoded by the coding sequence ATGACCGTATGGGACGACCTGGTCGGCCAGGAGAGGGTGAGCGAGCAGCTCGGGGCCGCTGCCCGGGACGCCGACGCCCTGGTCACCGCCGTCGTCACCGGCGCCCCGCCGCCCGAGGCGTCGAAGATGACCCATGCCTGGTTGTTCACGGGACCGCCCGGGGCCGGGCGGAACCAGACGGCGAGGGCCTTCGCCGCCGCACTGCAGTGCGTCAGCCCGGACCGGGCCCTCGGCGGAGTTCCCGGCTGCGGATTCTGCGACGGCTGTCACACGGCCCTGATCGGCACCCACGCCGACGTCTCGTCCGTCGCGGCGGTCGGCAGCCAGATCCTCGCCGACGACATGCGGGACACCGTGAGGAAGTCCTTCACCTCGCCGGCCAACGGCCGCTGGCAGATCATCCTTGTCGAGGACGCCGAGCGGCTGAACGAGAAATCGGCCAACGCGGTCCTCAAGGCCGTGGAGGAACCCGCCCCGCGGACGGTGTGGCTGCTGTGCGCCCCCTCCATCGAGGACGTCCTGCCGACGATCCGCTCCCGTTGCCGGCACCTGAACCTGTCCACCCCTTCCGTCGACGCCGTCGCCGACATGCTCGTGCGCCGGGAGGGCATCGAACCCGCCGCCGCGATGGTCGCCGCCCGTGCCACCCAGGGCCACGTCGACCGGGCGCGCCGTCTCGCCACCGACCCGGCCGCCCGCCAGCGCCGCGCCGCCGTGCTGAAGATGCCGCTGCGCGTCGAGGACGTCGGCGGCTGCCTCAGGGCGGCTCAGGAACTCGTCGACGCTGCGGCAGACGACGCCAAACAGCTCGCAGAGGAGAGGGACGGCAAGGAGACCGACGAGCTGAAGACGGCGATGGGCGCCACCGAGGGCGGCCGGATGCCGCGCGGCACCGCGGGCGTGATGAAGGACCTGGAGGACAAGCAGAAGCGCCGCAGGACGCGTACCCAGCGCGACAGCCTCGACCTGGCACTGACCGACCTCACCGGCTTCTACCGCGACGTCCTCGCCCTCCAGTTCGGTTCCCGCGTGGCGATCGCCAACGGCGACGCCGAGGACGCCCTGGAGCGACTCGCCCGCGGCAGCTCCCCGGAGAGCACACTCCGCCGCATCGAGGCGATCGGCGCCTGCCGTGAGGCCCTCGACCGCAATGTGGCCCCGCTGCTCGCGGTGGAGGCGATGGCGATGGCACTCAGAGAGGGCTGA
- a CDS encoding helix-turn-helix domain-containing protein, which translates to MSDVDPMFYRQLLSSQLQAARKKAGYSQLDVVRETGWSPSKVMRLESGRVKISMTDLKALTNYYNLPPEDAAVLKQAAESARLQPWWYDYRSLLSEGFQSYLGYEASAAVIRNFEALFIPGLLQTEGYARTILQQSVVEEKEELLDLRMKRQERMLVESSETELRFLIDEAALRRVVGNPAVMEAQLDHIESTSSLNHVTVGVVPFARGLYPLLRSPYVIFEFSRAEQERVVYLENPDGSVILNNKAIVGVQRSVEDYIEAFWEVENEYARPFSEWREASAPATIPPDIS; encoded by the coding sequence ATGTCCGATGTCGATCCGATGTTCTACCGCCAACTCCTGAGCTCGCAGCTTCAAGCAGCTCGCAAGAAGGCGGGGTACTCACAGCTGGACGTCGTGAGAGAGACCGGGTGGTCCCCGTCGAAAGTAATGCGCCTGGAGTCAGGGCGGGTCAAGATTTCCATGACCGACCTCAAGGCCCTGACGAACTATTACAACCTTCCCCCAGAGGATGCTGCGGTGTTGAAACAGGCCGCAGAATCGGCACGCCTGCAGCCGTGGTGGTATGACTACCGGTCTCTTTTGTCGGAGGGATTTCAGTCCTACCTAGGATATGAGGCATCCGCAGCAGTGATCCGCAACTTCGAGGCTCTCTTCATTCCTGGCCTACTTCAGACCGAGGGGTACGCACGAACCATCCTCCAACAATCAGTCGTGGAGGAAAAAGAAGAACTGCTCGACCTTCGAATGAAACGTCAGGAACGCATGCTCGTCGAGTCTTCAGAAACGGAACTACGGTTCCTTATCGATGAGGCTGCCCTGCGGCGGGTTGTCGGAAACCCGGCGGTAATGGAGGCGCAACTCGACCACATTGAGTCGACGAGCTCACTGAATCACGTGACAGTGGGAGTAGTGCCCTTTGCGCGGGGACTATACCCGCTCCTGCGTTCACCCTACGTAATTTTCGAGTTCTCCAGGGCCGAACAAGAAAGGGTGGTATATCTCGAAAACCCTGACGGAAGCGTCATCCTCAATAACAAGGCGATCGTCGGCGTACAGCGCAGCGTAGAGGACTATATCGAGGCTTTTTGGGAGGTGGAAAACGAGTACGCACGCCCCTTCAGCGAATGGCGAGAGGCTTCAGCGCCCGCTACCATCCCGCCCGACATCTCATAA
- a CDS encoding alpha/beta hydrolase, with product MRIRLNPRRTSRNLPARQARTARTPQAPEAHPRQTRTVLAGGALLVISTLLVSACSLGASTTSTTSAAEVALTALPRSTPAALTSYYGQKARWRSCGVPGFECATLKAPLDYDKPAGGDVRLAVSRKKATGPGSRLGSLFVNPGGPGGSAIGYLQAYAGIGYPAAVRARYDMVAIDPRGVGRSEPVECLDGRDMDTYTQTDSTPDDARETTELVDAYKEFAESCGKHSPALLRHVSTIETARDMDIVRAALGDTKLNYVGASYGTFLGATYAGLFPGRAGRLVLDGAMDPSLPARRMNLDQTAGFETAFQSFAKDCVQQPDCPLGTKGTTPAVVGRNLKVFFGKLDARPIRTGDADGRRLGEALATTGVIAAMYDESSWAQLREALTSAMKEKDGAGLLVLADSYYERDAGGRYSNLMPANAAVNCLDLPPAYGSPEEVEKALPAFEEASPVFGEGLAWASLSCAYWPVRATGEPHRIEARGAAPIVVVGTTRDPATPYRWARALAAQLSSARLLTYEGDGHTAYGRGSTCIDSAIDTYLLRGTPPTDGKRCS from the coding sequence ATGCGCATCAGGCTCAACCCCCGCCGCACCAGCCGGAACCTTCCCGCCCGGCAGGCACGCACGGCCCGCACTCCTCAGGCACCCGAGGCCCATCCGCGTCAGACCCGCACAGTCCTTGCCGGCGGCGCCCTCCTCGTGATCTCCACGCTCCTTGTCTCCGCCTGCTCCCTCGGCGCGTCGACGACTTCCACCACCTCGGCCGCCGAGGTGGCGCTGACCGCGCTGCCGCGATCGACACCTGCTGCGCTCACGTCGTACTACGGGCAGAAGGCGCGCTGGCGCAGCTGCGGAGTCCCCGGCTTCGAGTGCGCCACGCTGAAGGCGCCGCTGGACTACGACAAGCCGGCCGGCGGGGACGTCCGGCTCGCCGTCTCCCGCAAGAAGGCCACCGGGCCGGGCTCGCGCCTCGGGTCGCTGTTCGTGAACCCGGGCGGACCGGGCGGCTCGGCGATCGGCTACCTCCAGGCGTACGCCGGCATCGGCTACCCGGCCGCGGTCCGGGCCCGGTACGACATGGTCGCGATCGACCCGCGCGGAGTGGGCCGCAGCGAGCCCGTCGAATGTCTCGACGGGCGGGACATGGACACGTACACCCAGACGGACAGCACCCCCGACGACGCACGCGAGACCACCGAACTCGTCGACGCCTACAAGGAGTTCGCGGAAAGCTGCGGCAAGCACTCGCCGGCGCTGCTGCGGCACGTGTCGACGATCGAGACGGCCCGGGACATGGACATCGTGCGGGCGGCACTGGGCGACACGAAGCTGAACTACGTGGGGGCGTCGTACGGGACGTTCCTCGGGGCGACGTACGCGGGGCTGTTCCCCGGTCGCGCGGGGCGGCTGGTGCTGGACGGCGCGATGGACCCCTCGCTGCCCGCGCGCAGGATGAACCTCGACCAGACGGCGGGGTTCGAGACGGCGTTCCAGTCGTTCGCGAAGGACTGTGTCCAGCAGCCGGACTGCCCGCTCGGCACGAAGGGCACGACGCCCGCCGTGGTCGGCCGGAATCTGAAGGTGTTCTTCGGAAAGCTGGACGCACGCCCGATCCGCACCGGCGACGCGGACGGCCGCAGGCTCGGCGAGGCCCTCGCCACCACCGGCGTGATCGCGGCGATGTACGACGAGAGCTCCTGGGCGCAACTGCGTGAGGCACTGACGTCGGCGATGAAGGAGAAGGACGGCGCCGGGCTGCTGGTCCTCGCCGACAGCTACTACGAGCGTGATGCAGGGGGCCGTTACAGCAACCTGATGCCGGCCAACGCCGCCGTGAACTGCCTCGACCTCCCGCCCGCCTACGGCAGCCCCGAGGAGGTCGAGAAGGCCCTTCCGGCCTTCGAGGAGGCGTCCCCCGTCTTCGGCGAGGGCCTCGCCTGGGCCTCCCTCAGCTGCGCGTACTGGCCGGTCAGGGCGACGGGTGAGCCGCACCGCATCGAGGCCCGGGGCGCGGCCCCGATCGTCGTGGTCGGCACCACCCGCGACCCGGCCACCCCCTACCGCTGGGCCCGCGCCCTGGCCGCCCAGCTCTCCTCGGCCCGCCTCCTCACCTACGAGGGCGACGGCCACACCGCCTACGGCCGCGGGAGCACCTGCATCGACTCCGCGATCGACACGTATCTCCTCCGCGGAACCCCTCCCACGGACGGGAAACGCTGCTCCTAG